AACCAAACTTCCCTCGAACGATTCTTCTTGAGATCAACATAGAGAATATGAAACTGACCAAGCTCATCACGAGCAGTAACTATAAGCTCACCACTACCAGCAACAAAACCCACCACACCTGGCCAAATAAGATCATACGGACACATCTCTCGAGTTATGAAGATAGAAACCTTAGACCACTCATGTTTCTCCGCATCTTCCAAAACCCATAAATCATATGTGCTTGTAGCTTGTGTAGCAAGTAAACCTAACTTCCCTTGGTAGTCCAAAAGGGTATAGAGACCCAAATAGACACCATGAATACTACAAGCCTCGGCCGGCATTTCAATGAACTTACCAAACTTTTCCGTCCTCACATCGAACCTCACAATTTTCGCTCCATCCCCCGTATAAGCACCATAATACAGAACCCCGTGGGTGCATACTCCTCTGGTTTCTGGAGAGTGGAAATTCTCATCGGCCTCGATCATTCTCCACGAACCTTCATCTCCAAATGTGAACACTTCCACTATATAAGGAGCTATTAAATGTTCTCTTGACAAATACAAGACCTTGTATTGATAATTGATTGGATCATATCCCATATACCATGTCGTGAATTGTTTACGGGGACCGCAATCGGGAAAAAGTGTGATCTTTTTCGTGACAGGATTGCATATCCACAGTCGAAACATGTGTTCGACACATATCAAGCCATTGACGCAAACAGGCATACAATAAGAAGTACTATCGATATTGGTAACTGAAGAAGGTGGTTGAGATAACGAGAAGAAATTCCAGCGAAAAAATGTGTTTGTATCACGGAAAGCAAACATGACACGTGACTCACGAGTAGAGGCTCGAGATTGGTATAAGTTGATGAAATGTCGACTGCGGATGATTGAGTAGCAACGCTTGGATACGCATAGAAATCTCGCTAGTGATTTCACAGGCAATCTTAGGAGAATTTCGACCAAAGGGTCTTCAGGAATCATAATTAACTTAAGAAAAAGCTatagtactttttttttggtttttgataaaagtgtTATACATCTTTCTCATCTATATAGATTGTTGTAGGATTTTATCTAAATATATAGATGTATACAATGGGAAGAAATTTGTTTAGTCATTAATGTAAGATTGACTAgactattttataaaatgaaaaaatgtattattaattaatatcgTATCCAAATAATTAAGGCAATTCATACAAGAACTACGACTAAATATATTCTGTATAcagtaatttaatttttaatccAGCATGTTCAGTCAACTTTTTTAAAGCATATAATCAATGTTACCAAAAATCGCTAGGCGCTATCTGGACGGTGGACTGATGCCTAGCGCTTAGACGATTGAGGCAGAATGACTCAAATACTATgcgttggaaaaaaaataagaaaagaaatataactttatatcCATAAATAGGATATATAAAGACATAGGCAAACATGATAGTCAAAAGTTCTAGTAGCACATTATCTTTATTTGCTTTTGAGTCTTTTAAAGCTACATTTTTAAGGTGAACAAAACCTTAATAGTTGAACCTTTTTTTCTCACTATTTTTCTATGTAAAAACAGTTCAAAATTATCACATATATCATTAATCTATAGacttttaatcaaaaatagttttaaatagttttttttccgGTAGATTTATTTATTGCGTATAGTAAAATCGCAGTGGCTCCTCTAACTGACCATTTTGTACTATTTTTAGAACCTTACCTATaactatttttgtatattaattgatttcaAATATAGATGTGGCTAATTGAGTCAATTCTTAATGTAATACATCTAGATTCAATATAAatgaatatacaaaaaatagatatagTTCTTAGTTGATACGACTATATTGTgtacattaattaatttggaaTCTAGATGGTTAAGTCAATTTATCTAAATCCTATAACTATTATTGATAGATTAATTGATTTCGAATCTAGATATTTACGTTACTGTTTACTGTAATGCATTTGGATtcgaaataaattaatatagaCAAATAGCTGTTTTTAGTAGAATTGAAAAACTATTTAACGAATACCATTATGGATTTATGGTGGATATTTTACGTgaactctttattttatttttttacgtgaactctttattttattgttttacgTGAACTCTTTAGTTTagttacataaaaaaaagattgcgAATGTAACGTAAACATTTGACGTGAACGTTGGACAACAGAAGAAACTATATAATGTAAAAACCTAATAACGACTTTTAATGTATTATACTTATCGGTTTATCATATCACTAAAGACGAAAACGTCGAAAAAGATGATTGGCTAAATGGTTGAACCAAACTAAACCGGTTGTTTAACTTACCGGTTTGGTTCGATTACTCAATCGAATCGGATCGTGCACACACCAAACTCTCTTCACCAGCTTCTGACACAGACTTTGCAACTCTCATGACGGATCTTTGCTTCTAATTCACTATTTCTCGGCTAGATCTGTGGCAAAACCAGAACCTCAATGTTTCTAGTTCCTCGTTAATCGAATCATGGTGGAgaatttgtttccttctcgatttcaatttcatcttcAGAGACTTGACCCGAAGCGTCGTCTTACTTCTCTCCTTGCTTCTCACAAAACACTCTTCACATTTCTCTGGATCACTGCCTTTGGTTCCGTCTTTCTATGGCAGCGAACGGCTTACATCGAAGGCGGCTCTGGAACTGGTCCTGTCGGAGGAAAGTTCACAATTTTCGGTAAGATCAAACCGATTCAGCCAATTCCCCGATTGAGACCTGTGGTGTTTGATTTGAAGGATTTTGGAGGTGTTGGAGATGGGTTTACGCTTAACACTGAAGCATTCGAGAGAGCTGTGATTTCAATCTCTAAGCTTGGGGGAAGTAGCGGCGGAGGTCAGCTGAATGTGCCGCCTGGACGGTGGCTTACGGCGCCGTTTAATCTCACTAGCCATATGACTCTGTTTCTCGCAGAGGATTCCGAGATTCTTGGTG
This sequence is a window from Arabidopsis thaliana chromosome 1 sequence. Protein-coding genes within it:
- a CDS encoding F-box family protein (F-box family protein; CONTAINS InterPro DOMAIN/s: F-box domain, cyclin-like (InterPro:IPR001810), F-box domain, Skp2-like (InterPro:IPR022364), F-box associated domain, type 3 (InterPro:IPR013187), F-box associated interaction domain (InterPro:IPR017451); BEST Arabidopsis thaliana protein match is: F-box and associated interaction domains-containing protein (TAIR:AT5G52610.1); Has 30201 Blast hits to 17322 proteins in 780 species: Archae - 12; Bacteria - 1396; Metazoa - 17338; Fungi - 3422; Plants - 5037; Viruses - 0; Other Eukaryotes - 2996 (source: NCBI BLink).), with translation MIPEDPLVEILLRLPVKSLARFLCVSKRCYSIIRSRHFINLYQSRASTRESRVMFAFRDTNTFFRWNFFSLSQPPSSVTNIDSTSYCMPVCVNGLICVEHMFRLWICNPVTKKITLFPDCGPRKQFTTWYMGYDPINYQYKVLYLSREHLIAPYIVEVFTFGDEGSWRMIEADENFHSPETRGVCTHGVLYYGAYTGDGAKIVRFDVRTEKFGKFIEMPAEACSIHGVYLGLYTLLDYQGKLGLLATQATSTYDLWVLEDAEKHEWSKVSIFITREMCPYDLIWPGVVGFVAGSGELIVTARDELGQFHILYVDLKKNRSREVWFEEITPSFGSALVLAFTDYVESIVLM